From one Lycium ferocissimum isolate CSIRO_LF1 chromosome 7, AGI_CSIRO_Lferr_CH_V1, whole genome shotgun sequence genomic stretch:
- the LOC132065084 gene encoding auxin-induced protein 15A-like, with product MAIRVPRIIKKSSTSLDVPKGHFAVYVGEKQKKRFVIPISYLSQPSFQDLLSQAEEEFGFDHPMGGVTIPCSEDIFIDITSQFRI from the coding sequence ATGGCTATCCGTGTTCCTCGTATAATCAAGAAGTCATCGACATCCTTGGATGTTCCCAAGGGCCATTTTGCTGTTTATGTTGGGGAGAAGCAGAAGAAGAGATTTGTGATTCCCATATCATACTTGAGCCAGCcttcatttcaagacttactaAGTCAAGCAGAAGAAGAATTCGGCTTCGATCATCCAATGGGTGGTGTCACAATTCCCTGCTCAGAGGACATCTTCATTGACATCACTTCTCAGTTTAGGATTTAA
- the LOC132065085 gene encoding uncharacterized protein LOC132065085 has protein sequence MAKKKLTPQEKENNNSNTAMEEATEKLENLKNLNNMLLKETIEKRQQVDSLVQAKGCLESELKKSNSEKNELQNELTQLSEQVIQLDIEKKLVSLFVAVQVGYHVEVFENERNEFLEKNVLVEEKLSSVEREMSDVLREKSEIEKRMSGKESEIERLKKKVNDVSDEVANERSVTEEVRKEKEEMKVKLDVQIEEANGLRVRLVETEKREKEIEVDVGKLRVEYDAIKEEIKERESKIESMVREKELVENSLLDSNKVIEEMRGKIDGIVREKEGIEVERNAEVKKNVELGKTITGLNDMVMSLQKEEAKLCENLAELEKKCLEGLRKEEEMERRINELVKGNNEKEIRVEGLIEEKGFVEKELDKALKQLDEENKKIERTVTEKNEIEEAKVNRETEIVELKKQLAEFKDVVEKLEVSCDGQEEKVKNLETEVGKYKAAFERVTLEKDEIQKCFANEEQNGVIMKKQIEEMERHIEKIVKEVEKTKADYLDVVREKEELETQCQVLNKEIACVQTSLGDAQKKISAMQCKFELANSNSEEILNALRTAADSICSNGEGDNGKKQMNGENVKPYEAELEAIKNAIKSKENKVEEMERQVEFLQFSVAQTQKKKNFWTMLSSATTLFAAISLAYVARGH, from the coding sequence ATGGCCAAAAAGAAACTGACcccccaagaaaaagaaaacaataacTCCAACACAGCAATGGAAGAAGCTACTGAGAAACTTGAAAACCTCAAGAACCTTAACAACATGCTTCTTAAAGAGACTATTGAGAAAAGACAACAAGTTGATTCACTTGTACAGGCAAAAGGGTGTCTGGAATCGGAACTAAAAAAGTCTAACTCGGAGAAAAATGAGTTGCAGAACGAGTTGACTCAGTTAAGTGAACAGGTTATTCAGTTAGATATTGAGAAAAAGTTGGTGTCTTTGTTTGTTGCTGTTCAGGTTGGGTATCATGTTGAGGTGTTTGAGAATGAGAGAAATGAGTTTCTTGAAAAAAATGTTTTGGTTGAGGAAAAACTGAGTAGTGTAGAGAGAGAAATGAGTGATGTTTTGAGAGAGAAGAGTGAGATTGAGAAGCGAATGAGTGGAAAGGAAAGTGAGATTGAAAGGCTGAAGAAGAAAGTGAATGATGTTAGTGACGAGGTGGCGAATGAGAGGAGTGTTACGGAGGAGGTTCGTAAGGAGAAGGAGGAAATGAAAGTGAAACTTGACGTTCAAATAGAGGAGGCGAATGGATTGAGAGTGAGATTAGTCGAAACTGAGAAACGAGAGAAGGAGATTGAAGTGGATGTTGGGAAATTAAGGGTTGAATATGACGCGATTAAAGAGGAAATAAAGGAAAGAGAGAGCAAGATCGAATCGATGGTGAGAGAGAAGGAATTGGTTGAGAATAGCCTGTTGGATTCGAATAAGGTGATTGAAGAAATGAGGGGAAAGATTGATGGGATTGTTAGGGAAAAAGAAGGGATTGAAGTGGAGAGAAATGCGGAAGTGAAGAAGAACGTCGAGTTGGGAAAAACAATAACTGGTCTTAATGATATGGTGATGAGTTTGCAAAAGGAGGAGGCgaaattgtgtgaaaatttGGCTGAGTTAGAGAAGAAGTGTTTGGAAGGGTTAAGGAAGGAAGAAGAGATGGAGAGGAGGATTAATGAACTAGTGAagggaaataatgagaaagagATTAGAGTTGAGGGCTTGATTGAAGAGAAGGGTTTTGTTGAGAAGGAATTGGATAAGGCATTGAAGCAATTAGATGAAGAGAATAAGAAGATTGAGCGAACTGTTACTGAGAAGAATGAGATAGAAGAGGCTAAAGTTAATAGGGAGACTGAAATTGTTGAACTAAAGAAACAATTAGCTGAATTCAAAGATGTTGTCGAAAAATTAGAGGTGTCTTGTGATGGTCAAGAAGAGAAGGTGAAGAATTTGGAAACCGAAGTTGGTAAATATAAGGCTGCGTTCGAGCGAGTTACCCTTGAGAAGGATGAGATACAAAAGTGTTTTGCCAATGAGGAACAGAATGGGGTGATAATGAAGAAACAGATTGAAGAAATGGAGAGGCACATTGAAAAAATTGTTAAGGAGGTTGAGAAAACCAAGGCTGATTACCTGGATGTTGTTAGAGAAAAGGAAGAGTTGGAAACTCAATGCCAAGTGTTGAACAAGGAAATTGCTTGTGTTCAAACCTCACTTGGCGATGCAcagaagaaaataagtgctaTGCAGTGTAAGTTTGAGTTGGCAAACAGTAATTCCGAGGAAATCTTGAATGCTTTGAGGACTGCTGCAGATTCAATCTGCTCGAATGGTGAAGGAGATAATGGGAAAAAACAAATGAATGGGGAAAATGTCAAGCCTTATGAAGCAGAGTTGGAGGCGATCAAGAATGCAATCAAGAGTAAAGAGAACAAAGTTGAGGAGATGGAGAGACAGGTTGAGTTTCTGCAGTTTTCAGTAGCACAAacacagaagaagaagaatttctGGACCATGTTATCTTCAGCAACAACACTCTTTGCTGCAATTTCTCTTGCGTATGTCGCTCGTGGTCATTGA
- the LOC132065094 gene encoding auxin-induced protein 15A-like, with translation MAICVPRVVKKSSTALTVPKGHFAVYVGEKQRKRFLIPISYLSQPSFQDLLSQAEEEFGFDHPMGGVTIPCSEDIFIGITSQFRI, from the coding sequence ATGGCTATCTGTGTTCCTCGTGTAGTCAAGAAGTCTTCAACAGCCTTGACTGTTCCCAAAGGCCATTTTGCTGTTTATGTTGGGGAGAAGCAGAGGAAGAGATTTTTGATCCCCATATCATACTTGAGCCAGCCTTCATTTCAAGACTTGCTAAGTCAAGCAGAGGAAGAATTTGGCTTTGATCATCCAATGGGCGGTGTAACAATTCCCTGCTCAGAGGACATCTTCATTGGCATCACTTCTCAATTTAGGATTTAA
- the LOC132065095 gene encoding auxin-responsive protein SAUR21-like, with translation MAILRMIKKSSTTRDVPKGHFVVYVGETQKKRFVIPISFLSEPLFQKLLSQVEEEFGFDHPMGGVTIPCSEDFFIDLTSRLRK, from the coding sequence ATGGCTATTCTTCGTATGATCAAGAAGTCTTCCACAACTAGAGATGTTCCCAAGGGTCACTTTGTTGTGTATGTCGGGGAAACGCAGAAGAAGAGATTTGTGATCCCCATATCATTCTTGAGCGAAcctttatttcaaaaattgcttagtcaagttgaagaagaatttgGCTTCGACCATCCAATGGGTGGTGTGACAATTCCCTGCAGTGAAGATTTCTTCATTGATCTCACATCTCGGTTGAGGAAGTGA
- the LOC132065096 gene encoding auxin-induced protein 15A-like: protein MAIRMPCIIKKSTTAGDVPKGHFAVYVGEKQKKRFVIPISFLSQPLFQDLLSQAEEEFGFDHPMGGVTIPCSEDVFVDLTSRLNRI from the coding sequence ATGGCTATCCGTATGCCTTGTATAATCAAGAAGTCTACTACAGCTGGAGATGTTCCGAAAGGCCATTTTGCTGTTTATGTCGGGGAGAAGCAAAAGAAGAGATTTGTGATCCCCATATCATTCTTGAGCCAACCTTTATTTCAAGACTTGCTTAGTCAAGCTGAGGAAGAATTTGGCTTTGATCATCCGATGGGCGGTGTCACAATTCCCTGTAGCGAGGATGTGTTCGTTGATCTTACTTCCCGTTTGAATAGGATCTGA